In Pyxidicoccus xibeiensis, the following proteins share a genomic window:
- a CDS encoding DUF6086 family protein, translated as MGVFFKWQDEVVWNPSPRMTRLFLAQVRALEEALEVQSGIGEMIADEVELNPSLLETFVSVLVEELESETSSTFKTLIAGPFAMAYGILRACEPKSPRPTMRGATEHLARRGEVLVSGRGRVGPIYEGLVD; from the coding sequence ATGGGCGTCTTCTTCAAGTGGCAAGATGAGGTGGTGTGGAATCCATCGCCCAGGATGACCCGGCTCTTTCTTGCCCAGGTACGAGCGCTGGAAGAAGCACTGGAAGTGCAAAGTGGGATTGGCGAGATGATTGCCGACGAGGTGGAGCTCAATCCTTCGCTGCTCGAGACCTTTGTCTCTGTGCTCGTTGAAGAGCTGGAGTCGGAGACGAGCAGTACCTTCAAGACGTTGATCGCTGGGCCGTTTGCGATGGCGTATGGAATTCTTCGGGCGTGCGAGCCGAAGTCGCCGCGCCCGACGATGAGAGGAGCCACGGAACATCTTGCGCGCCGAGGCGAGGTGTTGGTGTCGGGGCGAGGGCGGGTGGGGCCCATCTACGAGGGGCTTGTCGATTGA
- a CDS encoding mucoidy inhibitor MuiA family protein, translating into MSTETQTQGVERQEPPLPTGATRLDAPVRGVTLLEDRAQVTRQGTVRVRAGQNRVVLTGIAPVLQDVSLRAEVLSGPARVADARLRRALRIRTADKPEAARLLEERLSALQREYGQVLEDQARNRLRFERVGNMLELGVGEIPEDAGWGMGTAAQWQDTFDAMFRRARQLREEALQASFTMERLSDELAAVARQRQAMDRVDHQVVSWLEADLLASADGEVEVRIDYVVPNAMWRPLHTARLVEGGQVRVTSSAAVWQDTGEDWKDVDLRFSTARSSLGIEPPLLGDDLLTVKKKHETVLVQARQVAVQKAGLGSAPAKGSTPSTVDLPGVDDGGETRNLRAPGKSTVPSDGRPNVVPLFTFEDAARSELVAFPELEPKAFLRAVARNTSASPVLAGPVELLRDNGFVGWTQTLFVAPQEKFELSFGPDDAIRIQREDKKHREEVDPVSKWTEHTLHRLIYLSNLSGDARTVTVTERIPVAEIEHVKVVLDTKKTTGEPVLDENGFVTWKVELPANGHTTLHLWFRMSMAPGVQLS; encoded by the coding sequence ATGAGCACGGAGACTCAGACGCAGGGCGTGGAGCGCCAGGAGCCCCCGCTGCCCACCGGGGCCACGCGGCTGGACGCGCCGGTGCGCGGCGTGACGCTGCTGGAGGACCGGGCCCAGGTGACGCGCCAGGGCACCGTGCGCGTGCGCGCCGGGCAGAACCGCGTCGTGCTCACGGGCATCGCGCCCGTGCTGCAGGACGTGTCCCTGCGCGCCGAGGTGCTCTCCGGCCCCGCGCGCGTGGCGGACGCCCGCCTCCGCCGGGCCCTTCGCATCCGCACCGCGGACAAGCCGGAGGCGGCCCGCCTGCTGGAAGAGCGGCTGAGCGCCCTGCAGCGCGAGTACGGGCAGGTGCTCGAGGACCAGGCGCGCAACAGGCTTCGCTTCGAGCGCGTGGGCAACATGCTGGAGCTGGGCGTCGGCGAAATCCCCGAGGACGCCGGCTGGGGCATGGGCACCGCGGCCCAGTGGCAGGACACCTTCGACGCGATGTTCCGCCGGGCCCGCCAGCTGCGCGAGGAGGCGCTCCAGGCCAGCTTCACGATGGAGCGCCTGTCGGACGAACTGGCCGCGGTGGCGCGCCAGCGGCAGGCGATGGACCGCGTGGACCACCAGGTGGTGTCCTGGCTGGAGGCGGACCTGCTGGCCAGCGCCGACGGCGAGGTGGAGGTCCGCATCGACTACGTGGTGCCCAATGCCATGTGGCGGCCGCTGCACACCGCGCGACTGGTGGAGGGCGGACAGGTGCGCGTCACCTCGTCCGCCGCGGTGTGGCAGGACACGGGCGAGGACTGGAAGGACGTGGACCTGCGGTTCTCCACGGCGCGCTCCTCGCTGGGAATCGAGCCGCCGCTGCTGGGCGACGACCTGCTCACCGTGAAGAAGAAGCACGAGACGGTGCTGGTGCAGGCGCGCCAGGTGGCGGTGCAGAAGGCCGGGCTGGGCAGTGCCCCCGCGAAGGGCTCGACGCCGTCCACCGTGGACCTGCCGGGCGTGGACGACGGCGGTGAGACGCGCAACCTGAGGGCCCCCGGCAAGAGCACCGTCCCCTCGGACGGGCGGCCCAACGTCGTGCCGCTCTTCACCTTCGAGGACGCGGCCCGCTCGGAGCTGGTGGCCTTCCCGGAGCTGGAGCCCAAGGCCTTCCTGCGGGCCGTGGCGCGCAACACCTCCGCCAGCCCGGTGCTGGCGGGCCCGGTGGAGCTGCTGCGCGACAACGGCTTCGTGGGCTGGACGCAGACGCTGTTCGTGGCGCCCCAGGAGAAGTTCGAGCTGAGCTTCGGCCCGGACGACGCCATCCGCATCCAGCGCGAGGACAAGAAGCACCGCGAGGAGGTGGACCCGGTGAGCAAGTGGACCGAGCACACGCTGCACCGGCTCATCTACCTGTCCAACCTGTCCGGCGACGCGCGCACCGTCACCGTCACCGAGCGCATCCCCGTGGCGGAAATCGAGCACGTGAAGGTGGTGCTGGACACGAAGAAGACCACCGGCGAGCCCGTGCTGGATGAGAACGGCTTCGTCACCTGGAAGGTGGAGCTGCCCGCCAACGGGCACACCACGCTCCACCTGTGGTTCAGGATGTCGATGGCACCGGGCGTGCAGCTCAGCTGA
- a CDS encoding M23 family metallopeptidase, whose translation MNSHLFRQTACALLVLGLAACSEAGPEEVPPVEELSQVEQDATCACADGLYHNRTPIPVSSTYCGFRVCGVGNVNFECTSAGWVQVAGSSCGSGQCRCSGGADDQGRPIDPNVTECGFRVCGGDKQYYTCGTGGWTSTGVSCSSTDTGGNPMCLASAPGAYCGNDNMANAVASTLYQCPGANRAPTSSQPCPQGCVVAPAGTADYCAAGPQSYRLPWPRTTSMYLTQDCNDPCCNDHVGADKYAWDFAIAGSTGFPVVAARGGTVTHLKMNSTYGCGSSGCASHANVIVVDHGDGTQSTYLHLKGGSLAAGVTCGGRVTQGQPLATAGSTGWSIGGDHLHFEVSRVHTGAPTCECGPTGQGCATNYVPWANFWPSTTYPTVAIQFEEWPAASTCADRGGPMPTSRN comes from the coding sequence ATGAACAGCCATCTTTTCCGTCAGACGGCGTGTGCCCTGCTGGTGCTGGGGCTGGCCGCGTGCAGCGAGGCAGGTCCGGAAGAAGTCCCCCCCGTGGAGGAGCTCTCGCAGGTGGAGCAGGACGCGACGTGTGCCTGCGCCGACGGCCTGTACCACAACCGGACGCCCATCCCCGTGAGCTCCACCTACTGCGGCTTCCGCGTCTGTGGCGTCGGGAACGTCAACTTCGAGTGCACCTCGGCCGGCTGGGTCCAGGTGGCCGGGTCGAGCTGTGGCAGCGGACAGTGCCGCTGCTCGGGCGGCGCGGATGACCAGGGGCGCCCCATCGACCCCAACGTCACCGAGTGCGGCTTCCGCGTGTGCGGCGGCGACAAGCAGTACTACACCTGTGGCACGGGAGGCTGGACGTCCACGGGCGTCAGCTGCAGCTCGACGGACACGGGCGGCAATCCGATGTGCCTGGCGAGCGCGCCCGGGGCCTACTGCGGCAATGACAACATGGCCAACGCGGTGGCCTCGACGCTGTACCAGTGCCCGGGCGCCAACCGGGCACCGACGTCCTCGCAACCGTGCCCCCAGGGTTGCGTGGTGGCACCGGCGGGAACGGCGGACTACTGCGCGGCGGGGCCCCAGAGCTACCGGCTGCCCTGGCCGCGCACCACGTCCATGTACCTGACGCAGGACTGCAATGACCCTTGCTGCAATGACCATGTCGGCGCGGACAAGTACGCGTGGGACTTCGCCATCGCGGGCAGCACGGGCTTCCCGGTGGTCGCCGCGCGCGGCGGTACGGTGACGCACCTCAAGATGAACAGCACGTACGGCTGCGGCTCCTCGGGCTGCGCGAGCCATGCCAACGTCATCGTCGTCGACCATGGGGATGGCACCCAGTCCACCTACCTGCACCTGAAGGGCGGCTCGCTCGCCGCGGGGGTGACCTGCGGAGGCAGGGTGACCCAGGGGCAGCCCCTGGCGACGGCGGGCAGCACGGGATGGTCCATTGGCGGCGACCACCTGCACTTCGAGGTGAGCCGCGTGCACACGGGCGCCCCCACGTGCGAGTGCGGCCCCACGGGACAGGGCTGCGCCACCAACTACGTGCCCTGGGCCAACTTCTGGCCGAGCACGACGTACCCGACGGTGGCCATCCAGTTCGAGGAGTGGCCGGCGGCCAGCACGTGCGCCGACCGCGGCGGGCCGATGCCCACGTCACGCAACTGA
- a CDS encoding mucoidy inhibitor MuiA family protein translates to MPVVESRIDTVTLYQQGARVTRLLTLDCPEGRAPGELEIPRLPLALFDPTVRVRVLSTGGADLTATNVRVGLWLPPREAPLETVDQAALRTLRQQVRTAESHIRQRQWELNVFGGITVPPRPKPEEGKPPPPSPLGARMALEQFSHDGAQVRLAEVRTLGEQLRKLREEVAVLEQRLAQASTARQVTAGDLYKSVHVQLRHVGAALSRASLSVEYFVPGARWAPSYQCRLTRDCRQVELVMRALIGQHSGEDWSGVKLVLSTAAPLSWTELPELSSIRIGRAQPPPPARAGFRPPPQGAASLFSDFDRDQQVLLRGLPTPSPFLLPALNAPMDLETLEPPVPPEEDALMMSEAADDDAVMERRSAPSMKSYAQRDEVLVEESDAELSASLAPRAAAPRSLMPASAGAPMRRKELSRKADRGGPAQGAGDGPTQAGLEAVVFTHLRLAPASDRGHRNRLQPMDARRFYLETLARFQVEVTFDVMAAVAGAEARAQAMASTPLPGGTTDVRNASSRFDFSYTAEATVDVPSDGVFHSVALGARTGDASVLYVAVPREDSNVYRQAEVQNPLPAPMLAGPAEVYVGGEYVLSTTLPTVAPRGNFKLGLGVEQSIRCARNTRFREQRSGSKIVATTELWHDLTIELANNLDRDITCEVRERIPQPAPDAEVVVEEGAVTPAWEPYTQQERGAKALEGGRRWRLTVPANHTQQLSAQYVVKLYANNELEGGNRREA, encoded by the coding sequence ATGCCCGTCGTGGAATCCCGCATCGACACCGTGACGCTCTACCAGCAGGGCGCGCGGGTGACACGACTGCTGACGCTGGACTGCCCCGAGGGCCGCGCGCCCGGGGAGCTCGAAATCCCCCGGCTGCCGCTGGCGCTGTTCGACCCCACGGTGCGAGTGCGGGTGCTGTCCACCGGCGGCGCGGACCTCACGGCCACGAACGTGCGCGTGGGCCTCTGGCTGCCGCCTCGCGAGGCACCCCTGGAGACGGTGGACCAGGCCGCCCTGCGCACGCTGCGGCAGCAGGTGAGGACGGCGGAGAGCCACATCCGCCAGCGCCAGTGGGAGCTGAACGTCTTCGGCGGCATCACCGTGCCCCCGCGCCCGAAACCCGAGGAGGGCAAGCCTCCACCGCCCTCACCCCTGGGCGCGCGCATGGCGCTGGAGCAGTTCTCCCATGACGGGGCCCAGGTCCGGCTCGCGGAGGTGCGCACCCTGGGCGAGCAGCTCCGCAAGCTGCGAGAGGAGGTGGCCGTCCTCGAGCAGCGGCTGGCCCAGGCCTCCACCGCGCGGCAGGTGACGGCCGGAGACCTCTACAAGTCCGTGCACGTACAGCTGCGCCACGTGGGGGCCGCGCTCTCCCGCGCGAGCCTCTCCGTGGAGTACTTCGTCCCCGGCGCGCGCTGGGCGCCCAGCTACCAGTGCCGCCTGACGCGGGACTGCCGGCAGGTGGAGCTGGTGATGCGCGCCCTCATCGGCCAGCACTCCGGCGAGGACTGGAGCGGGGTGAAGCTGGTGCTCTCCACCGCGGCCCCGCTGAGCTGGACGGAGCTGCCGGAGCTGTCCTCCATCCGCATCGGCCGCGCCCAGCCCCCGCCCCCCGCGCGCGCGGGCTTCCGGCCGCCGCCGCAGGGCGCCGCCTCGCTCTTCTCCGACTTCGACCGGGACCAGCAGGTGCTGCTGCGCGGGCTGCCCACGCCCTCACCCTTCCTGCTTCCCGCCCTCAACGCGCCCATGGACCTGGAGACCCTGGAGCCGCCCGTTCCGCCGGAGGAGGACGCCCTCATGATGAGCGAGGCCGCTGACGACGACGCCGTCATGGAGCGGAGGTCCGCCCCCTCGATGAAGTCCTACGCGCAGCGGGATGAGGTGCTGGTCGAGGAGTCCGATGCAGAGCTCTCCGCTTCCCTGGCCCCTCGTGCTGCCGCGCCCAGGTCCCTCATGCCCGCCTCCGCCGGGGCGCCCATGCGCCGCAAGGAGCTGTCCAGGAAGGCGGACCGGGGCGGGCCGGCTCAGGGGGCTGGCGACGGGCCCACGCAGGCCGGCCTGGAGGCGGTGGTCTTCACGCACCTGCGGCTCGCTCCCGCTTCGGACCGGGGGCACCGCAACCGGCTCCAGCCCATGGACGCGCGCCGCTTCTACCTGGAGACGCTGGCGCGCTTCCAGGTGGAGGTGACGTTCGACGTCATGGCGGCGGTCGCCGGGGCGGAGGCGCGCGCCCAGGCCATGGCCTCCACGCCGCTGCCCGGCGGCACCACCGACGTGAGGAACGCCTCCAGCCGCTTCGACTTCAGCTACACGGCGGAAGCCACCGTGGACGTCCCCTCGGATGGCGTCTTCCACTCCGTGGCGCTGGGCGCGCGCACCGGTGACGCCAGCGTCCTCTACGTGGCCGTGCCGCGCGAGGACTCGAACGTCTACCGGCAGGCCGAGGTGCAGAACCCGCTGCCCGCCCCCATGCTGGCCGGCCCCGCCGAGGTGTACGTGGGCGGCGAGTACGTGCTGTCCACCACGCTGCCCACCGTGGCCCCCCGTGGCAACTTCAAGCTGGGCCTGGGCGTGGAGCAGTCCATCCGCTGCGCGCGCAACACCCGCTTCCGCGAGCAGCGCAGCGGCTCCAAGATCGTGGCGACGACGGAGCTGTGGCACGACCTCACCATCGAGCTGGCCAACAACCTGGACCGGGACATCACCTGCGAGGTCCGCGAGCGCATTCCCCAGCCCGCGCCCGACGCGGAGGTGGTGGTGGAGGAGGGCGCCGTCACCCCGGCGTGGGAGCCCTACACGCAGCAGGAGCGCGGTGCCAAGGCGCTGGAGGGCGGGCGGCGCTGGCGCCTCACCGTGCCGGCCAACCACACCCAGCAGCTCTCCGCGCAGTACGTGGTGAAGCTGTATGCCAACAACGAGCTCGAGGGCGGCAACCGCCGCGAGGCCTGA
- a CDS encoding metallophosphoesterase codes for MRHALSCLLLIPLLVAATPRAEPYSFQGVERIVAVGDVHGDVGALRDVLKLAGLVDAQGHWTGGKAHLVQTGDIPDRGDQTREAYELLMRLEVEARKAGGRVHALLGNHEVMNMMGDLRYVAPGERASFADQSPVPDAPGAAPGTQGLQAAYGPEGRYGRWLRTHAAVVRINDTLFLHGGLAPDLPETTLEGLNRWVRQDLTPGQPPGGASARNGPLWFRGYALEDEATWEAGLTKVLDLLGAKRMVMGHTTTQDGRVHLRFGGRAVFIDTGLSAGYGRHLAALEIRGNRLTALYPEGRVPLLVPKAPASSPSVQAPATSPREAISR; via the coding sequence GTGCGTCATGCCCTGTCCTGCCTGCTGCTGATTCCCCTTCTCGTAGCCGCCACGCCCCGCGCGGAGCCGTACTCCTTCCAGGGCGTCGAGCGCATCGTCGCCGTGGGAGATGTCCACGGGGACGTGGGGGCCTTGCGCGACGTGCTGAAGCTGGCGGGGCTCGTGGATGCCCAGGGCCACTGGACGGGCGGCAAGGCGCACCTGGTGCAGACCGGAGACATCCCGGACCGGGGCGACCAGACGCGCGAGGCCTACGAGCTGCTCATGCGCCTGGAGGTCGAGGCGCGCAAGGCAGGGGGCCGGGTCCACGCCCTGCTGGGCAACCACGAGGTGATGAACATGATGGGCGACCTGCGCTATGTCGCCCCGGGCGAGCGGGCCTCGTTCGCGGACCAGAGCCCCGTGCCCGATGCGCCGGGCGCGGCCCCGGGAACGCAGGGACTCCAGGCTGCCTACGGGCCCGAGGGGCGCTATGGCCGCTGGCTGCGCACGCACGCCGCCGTCGTGCGCATCAACGACACCCTCTTCCTGCACGGGGGACTTGCCCCGGACCTGCCGGAGACGACGCTGGAGGGCCTCAACCGCTGGGTGCGGCAGGACCTGACACCGGGCCAGCCTCCTGGAGGCGCCTCGGCCCGGAACGGACCGCTGTGGTTCCGTGGCTACGCGCTGGAAGACGAGGCCACGTGGGAGGCCGGACTCACGAAGGTGCTGGACCTGCTGGGCGCGAAGCGGATGGTGATGGGGCACACGACGACGCAGGACGGGCGCGTCCACCTGCGCTTCGGAGGGCGGGCGGTGTTCATCGACACGGGCCTGAGCGCGGGGTACGGCCGCCACCTGGCGGCGCTGGAGATTCGGGGCAACCGGCTCACCGCCCTGTATCCCGAGGGCCGCGTGCCCCTGCTCGTTCCCAAGGCCCCTGCGTCGAGTCCCTCCGTCCAGGCGCCCGCCACGTCGCCGCGCGAGGCCATCTCCCGCTGA
- a CDS encoding M16 family metallopeptidase gives MRLVVREAPGPGKVTLVVSYRVGATDEPEGKEGLAALAANLTRQARPGGARNPTVDELLEASGVTLHHLTTHDSTELGGTLGTARFSELVALEAQRMSDPLANITEEDFRQVRARQADAVWVGNANQDKKPSVRWIQEKLLVGHAYGHPAEGTPESINHITLEDVRAFVKANYTPAHAVVVVSGSIPLEEAKSEVMKTFSGLMGVDSDVKTPPVTRTPPSAPRDPPDGAPMVVVRGFDKVPQLHFLVTVPGRYSDQYIEGQVAMRIMSRWIGKSFMPKPTKPLARTSIKYKTLYNEMDGLTVIGCNVSLKEGTGEAEARELVAAALEELDAVAETVVKELLAGDHGPSYGFKMEHGLGPSIRHGPTSLRRHAMNTDPHWLVRSLPAAEIARQVRATGRVDVIRHREEQLTRALTHDVLKPYLHQHLRAERVRTLLLLP, from the coding sequence ATGCGACTGGTGGTGCGCGAGGCCCCCGGCCCGGGAAAAGTGACGCTGGTCGTGTCCTACCGCGTCGGGGCGACGGACGAGCCCGAGGGCAAGGAGGGACTGGCCGCGCTGGCTGCCAACCTGACGCGGCAGGCGCGCCCTGGCGGCGCGCGCAATCCGACAGTGGATGAGTTGCTGGAGGCCTCGGGTGTGACGTTGCACCACTTGACCACCCACGACAGCACGGAGCTCGGGGGCACCCTGGGAACGGCACGGTTCTCCGAGTTGGTGGCGCTGGAGGCGCAGAGGATGTCCGACCCGCTGGCGAACATCACGGAGGAAGACTTTCGTCAGGTGCGCGCTCGGCAGGCGGACGCGGTGTGGGTGGGCAACGCGAACCAGGACAAGAAGCCCTCGGTCCGGTGGATCCAGGAGAAGCTGTTGGTAGGGCATGCCTACGGCCACCCGGCGGAGGGGACGCCCGAGTCCATTAACCACATCACCTTGGAGGACGTGCGCGCCTTCGTGAAGGCGAACTACACCCCGGCCCATGCGGTGGTGGTGGTGTCCGGCTCCATTCCCTTGGAGGAAGCGAAGTCAGAGGTGATGAAGACCTTCTCGGGACTGATGGGTGTGGACAGCGACGTGAAGACACCTCCCGTCACACGCACGCCGCCGTCAGCGCCCCGGGACCCGCCCGACGGCGCGCCCATGGTGGTTGTGCGCGGCTTCGACAAGGTGCCCCAGCTCCACTTCCTGGTGACGGTGCCTGGCCGGTACTCGGACCAGTACATCGAGGGGCAGGTCGCGATGCGAATCATGAGCCGGTGGATTGGGAAGAGCTTCATGCCGAAGCCGACGAAGCCCCTCGCCAGGACGTCCATCAAGTACAAGACGCTGTACAACGAGATGGATGGGCTGACGGTGATTGGCTGCAACGTGAGCCTGAAGGAAGGCACGGGCGAAGCAGAAGCGAGGGAACTGGTCGCCGCCGCGCTGGAAGAGCTCGACGCGGTCGCCGAGACGGTGGTCAAGGAGCTGCTGGCGGGGGACCACGGCCCGAGTTACGGCTTCAAGATGGAGCATGGATTGGGGCCGAGCATCCGCCACGGCCCCACTTCGCTCCGGCGCCACGCGATGAACACGGACCCCCACTGGCTGGTGCGCTCGCTTCCAGCCGCGGAGATTGCGCGGCAGGTGCGCGCCACCGGCCGGGTGGATGTCATTCGGCACAGGGAGGAGCAGCTGACCCGAGCACTCACTCACGACGTGCTGAAACCCTACCTGCACCAGCACCTCCGCGCCGAGCGCGTCCGCACGCTGCTCCTGCTCCCCTGA
- a CDS encoding outer membrane beta-barrel protein — protein sequence MLWKLASLSLVLSSSSALADSSWRNDGFRRKNVDYEAQERAAEDRGLSFGLRAGYGAPFGKFGSMGGSFGGDVGDSVSGVIPLQVDAGYFFNSNLYLGASFQYGLGSLKEDCPEGASCSARQLRFGVNLSYHFQPGETLQPWVGLGVGYEALDLGVSTSEGPLAAKVTTSIQGFEFASFQGGFDYRVNKLFSVGPFVTLTAGQYATVNSSIEVDGEGGFLEDTEESDDIRKKELHAWLQGGVRLQVRF from the coding sequence ATGCTCTGGAAGCTCGCCTCGCTGTCGCTCGTGCTCTCCTCCTCCTCCGCCCTGGCTGACAGCAGCTGGCGCAATGATGGATTCCGGCGGAAGAACGTCGACTACGAGGCGCAGGAGCGGGCCGCGGAGGACCGGGGACTGTCCTTCGGGCTTCGTGCCGGGTACGGAGCGCCCTTCGGCAAGTTCGGCTCGATGGGTGGCTCCTTCGGTGGAGACGTGGGTGACTCCGTCTCCGGTGTCATCCCCTTGCAGGTCGATGCGGGGTACTTCTTCAACTCGAACCTCTACCTGGGCGCGTCCTTCCAGTACGGACTGGGCTCACTCAAGGAGGACTGCCCGGAGGGCGCGAGCTGCAGCGCGCGTCAGCTTCGCTTCGGCGTCAACCTGTCCTATCACTTCCAGCCGGGCGAGACGCTCCAGCCCTGGGTGGGGCTGGGCGTGGGTTATGAAGCCCTCGACCTGGGCGTCTCCACGAGTGAGGGTCCGCTGGCCGCCAAGGTGACGACCTCGATCCAGGGCTTCGAGTTCGCCTCCTTCCAGGGCGGTTTCGACTACCGGGTGAACAAGCTGTTCTCCGTGGGCCCCTTCGTCACGCTCACGGCGGGGCAATACGCCACCGTCAACAGCAGCATCGAGGTCGACGGCGAGGGCGGCTTCCTGGAGGACACCGAGGAGTCTGACGACATCAGGAAGAAGGAGCTCCACGCATGGCTCCAGGGCGGCGTGCGGCTGCAGGTTCGCTTCTAG